Part of the Uloborus diversus isolate 005 chromosome 2, Udiv.v.3.1, whole genome shotgun sequence genome, ggtcttttttcctttgaactgtattttaatatttacacgAACACTGaagatcttttaaaaaaatgggccCAAGAAAATTCCATTGTTTACTTCTCTTGGTGGATCAGGGCTCTGAGGAGTTTTGATATCATCTGATGATAGAGAAATCACACTGTGGCATAGCGGACATTTATCTTGCACGTAAAGCCACTTTCGTAAGCATGTCCTATGAAAGTAATGTTGACACAGGGTCACACATGCAGATTTCATACTTCCATAGCAAATAGAACATACATCATCGAGGAGAGTGAGTTGCTCTTCAGTAGCTGATGGTAGGGATTTTGCTTTTTTGGCGGCTTCCCTCCTCAGTAAAAAGCTTTGCCACCCAGTCTGTAAGCGTTGCCAGACATTGAAATAACAATGAACCATTAGAATGGAAGCGTTTACCAAATTCCATTTTCCTGCAGTGGATTCCCATAAGCCCATACCCACAACAAATATGGCAACAAAAAATTCGAAGACCTTGGTAACGGCTCTGGTGTAGTACACAATATCATCTAAATTTTCCCAAGGTTCTACTTTGGCCGAGTCGTAAAGGAAGAGCGAATGAACTACTAGTAAATCAAAAACTTGAACCGATGTCAGAGCGCAACTCGAAAGCACAACCAACATCCAGAAATCAATCGGGAAAACGCCCGACAGCACTTTGGTTAAATATAACGGGAATATTAACAAAGTCAAGCACAGGCTCAAAGCTCTGAAATGTCGCCAGTGATTCCGACTCCTCGACGCGCTCAGGCTCAAGACGACGGGTTCGGCTATTTCCAACATAGATTGTAACAGCGATGAAAGGACGATGAAGAGTATGACTGTCATTACGACCATGCGAGCTGGCATCTTCATTTCTATTAGTCCTGTTTGAATGGACAGCAATATCAAAGTGAAGCCCTCTGTCCAGCCACTATGCATCGGATTATCACGGAAAAATGCAGAGAAGCCTTGCAGGTACGCTTTAACTGAACATAATGTGAAAAACGAAACGTAAGACACTGTAACTGAAGTAGCAAGAAGAGTGACTGGACTAGAGCAAATGGAACTAACAGTGGTTAGAACAATCATGTACCACTCGTCACCCCAAGCTAGTTTTTCTGCTCGATACTTTGTTCCTATCAATTTTACTGTGAATTCAATCAACCAAAACAGAGCGAAATGTGGCGGCACAAAAAGTTTATTCCACAAGACTGTAAACAGCGTCCCTACTCCGTAGGTTTTCATAACAGTTAAAGCATCCATGCATGCTGATTTGGCACCATTTAACACCTTGGGAATATGGTAAATAATGTACGAGATCACTCCAAAAGCTGTAGCAGCCCgacaaaaattgtggcaaaaAAATATTATGTCTATTGGTTGATCTAGTAAACGGGCTATGACAGGCAATGAATACAATGAGAAAATCTGAGGATAACTTTTCCATTTCAACAAGTATGATATTAGAAAGCCaagaaaaatttgcaacattAGCATGGAGATTTGTCGCACAGAATCTTCTGCACTGTCGGTGCCTCTGATGGCTTCAATGTTGACATACACAGCAGATACAACATGACAGGTAACTATTATTGCTCCACCAATAAGATGTGTGTATAGTGTTTTAACATGCTGCAAGGGCAATAACAGAAGGAAGAATCCATAAAGCAAAActgaaaaatagaataaaaattagtgcAATATCAAGTGTTTAAGGCAGTGTTTCCAAACTGTGTCTTGCAAAATAACTTcacaaataattatgaaaatatttattacaaaacGTTTGTAATATTTTATGGCACCTCTTCAACATAAATAAGggtcatgggtgcaagaccttccgtctcaggacggatttccgtcctggagaaaatttccgagacggaggtcggaacggaaagaaattcgatgactttccttcagtttttacttaaaaaagaaaaattgagtgtttaaaaaatatgctttaattactgaaCCGTTCCATAActacgaatttacatcgacactCCCTCGATTTTCAACCATAggtttgttttgtttgcaacgtgcttttggaaggagtggcttttagactctCTCtattatttccaactcactgcattgcagaccgcgaAGTTGCTCATTATTCTCCCTTATTTATCTAATTAATcgtctctatttgaaaatttagccttttctctttccattttcgatcatcctttcatttttttttttttttttttcaaaaaatgtcttagagttgaatctaAACCCCCGATTAAGAGTGACTGCTGACGGGTGAAATGTTTACGCCACAACATAGCGCGTCCACACACCAGGCAAAACGGGAACTATCAGGGACTTTAAAGATTTtagtgaaaatgggaattttggaaagactcgggggggggggggggaattttcgaGCTTGttttgaaacaccgatgggcaactgttcctgcGTTTTCAacatgtttctggtaaaatattcttggacttgaggaatcactaaattctaatgtctTCCACTcttaacactcgctagaatggaaatatgaggggagggaggggggcgagagaaagaaaaggaaacgagaaaaataacggcaacaCAAATTTGCGAAAAAACTCTGCTCTTGCAAAGAGAGTGAGTCCGCAAATTagcccacgatactgaggtcttgaAACGTTTGTATTTTTGTACAATCTAAAACGAGGGAGGGAGTGGCTACTCAAGGGATCCAGAATAAAAtgtcgaaaaactgaattgaaagtcgTTTTTGAAGCtagtcagggttggcaaaaacccgggtttttttaaaaaagcccatggacccagggttttttgggggtttttttaaataaaacccaaaaaacccaaccaaagctgggttttttaaaagaaatgtgggttttttcttttttttgtctttttttagggaaaatgtggggtacttgtagcatattgtagcgtaagtatatggacaaagcgcaaaaattgtcttggggtaaaaaatctggaaaactagttaaaagcgttttctgaagaaaagtataaaagacgacaaaacccaagaatggtgaagtttcagattttttagttttcatgattaccaacagttaatgcaaagttacttctcgagtgagaaaatctattgttcgtttttaattgctactacttttttttttgcattttactttcctgtattttattttgttatgcaaaactactgtagaacctcaagtagtttttacTCCCTCTtcactgaattccagcttaatcaagatatttctttcaattttatgttgccagtttttatatttctgtgtacaaactaagaaatattaaactttttcgtaagctaatgaaaatactgtacatcctgttctgttttctgtccgaccgtttgaaaaacctgttaatttctaaaaaatataccttgtgtttattcgagttttgcgaagtttgtttgcaggaaataattcacatgaaagcctt contains:
- the LOC129216249 gene encoding RING finger protein 145-like, yielding MEAAISAIMRVPGLFIIDYWWQHDTEKSLPYSLDMDDILKSLAINVVLLYGFFLLLLPLQHVKTLYTHLIGGAIIVTCHVVSAVYVNIEAIRGTDSAEDSVRQISMLMLQIFLGFLISYLLKWKSYPQIFSLYSLPVIARLLDQPIDIIFFCHNFCRAATAFGVISYIIYHIPKVLNGAKSACMDALTVMKTYGVGTLFTVLWNKLFVPPHFALFWLIEFTVKLIGTKYRAEKLAWGDEWYMIVLTTVSSICSSPVTLLATSVTVSYVSFFTLCSVKAYLQGFSAFFRDNPMHSGWTEGFTLILLSIQTGLIEMKMPARMVVMTVILFIVLSSLLQSMLEIAEPVVLSLSASRSRNHWRHFRALSLCLTLLIFPLYLTKVLSGVFPIDFWMLVVLSSCALTSVQVFDLLVVHSLFLYDSAKVEPWENLDDIVYYTRAVTKVFEFFVAIFVVGMGLWESTAGKWNLVNASILMVHCYFNVWQRLQTGWQSFLLRREAAKKAKSLPSATEEQLTLLDDVCSICYGSMKSACVTLCQHYFHRTCLRKWLYVQDKCPLCHSVISLSSDDIKTPQSPDPPREVNNGIFLGPFF